In Argonema galeatum A003/A1, one genomic interval encodes:
- a CDS encoding EamA family transporter, translated as MTPSEFGLFFISVLTSVAGQFFLKAGASKLGKVNASNLFSHIIGIALTPELLFGLTCYALGACAYILLLTRVKLSVAGPAVSLVYVFSLLLGYFVFGEQIPVSRIVGLGLIVCGVVLVVWNK; from the coding sequence GTGACCCCCTCAGAGTTTGGACTGTTTTTCATTTCGGTGTTAACAAGTGTCGCTGGGCAATTTTTCCTAAAAGCAGGGGCATCAAAGCTAGGGAAAGTCAATGCCAGCAACTTGTTTAGCCATATTATAGGGATTGCGCTCACGCCAGAACTATTGTTTGGCCTCACTTGCTATGCTCTAGGAGCCTGCGCTTACATTTTGCTGCTGACGCGAGTCAAATTAAGTGTTGCTGGCCCTGCGGTTTCCTTAGTTTATGTTTTCTCGCTGCTGTTGGGCTACTTTGTTTTTGGGGAACAAATTCCGGTGAGTCGGATTGTGGGTTTGGGTCTAATCGTCTGCGGTGTTGTTTTAGTGGTTTGGAACAAATGA
- a CDS encoding 2-isopropylmalate synthase yields the protein MKTQTDRIIIFDTTLRDGEQCPGATLNVDEKLIIARQLARLGVDVIEAGFAYASPGDFEAVQKIAQTVGTEDGPIICSLARAIKADIKAAAEAIEPAAKGRIHTFISTSDIHLEYQLRKTRGEVLAIAEEMVAYAKSFIDDVEFSPMDAARSDPEFLYQVLERTIAAGATTVNIPDTVGYMTPSEFGDLIRGIRENVPNIDKAVISVHGHNDLGLAVANFLEAVKNGARQLECTINGIGERAGNASLEELVMALHVRRQYYNPFLGRSVESEEPLTNIDTRQIYKTSRLVSNLTGMLVQPNKAIVGANAFAHESGIHQDGVLKNKLTYEIMDAQLVGLTNNQIVLGKHSGRHAFGARLKELGFEVSETDLNKAFLKFKDVADKKKEITDWDLEAIVNDEIQQAPDLFRVELVQVSCGSNACPTATVTLRTPEGEELTDAAIGTGPVDAVYKAINRVVNVPNQLIEFSVQSVTAGIDAIGEVTIRLKHGERIFAGHSANTDIIVASAQAYVNALNRLYAALQRKEAQSGEENPAAAGRTV from the coding sequence ATGAAAACTCAAACAGACCGCATAATTATTTTCGATACCACGCTCCGAGATGGCGAACAGTGTCCCGGAGCGACCCTGAATGTAGACGAGAAGCTGATCATTGCGCGGCAGTTGGCTCGTCTGGGAGTTGATGTGATTGAGGCGGGGTTCGCCTATGCTAGCCCTGGAGATTTTGAGGCGGTGCAGAAGATTGCCCAGACAGTAGGGACAGAAGATGGCCCAATTATCTGTAGTTTGGCAAGGGCCATCAAAGCAGACATTAAAGCAGCAGCAGAAGCGATCGAACCAGCGGCAAAAGGCAGAATTCACACCTTTATTTCTACTTCGGATATTCACTTGGAATATCAATTGAGGAAGACACGGGGCGAAGTGCTGGCGATCGCAGAAGAAATGGTCGCTTATGCCAAATCCTTCATCGATGATGTAGAATTCTCCCCAATGGATGCCGCACGCTCCGACCCAGAATTTCTTTACCAAGTGCTAGAGCGGACAATAGCAGCTGGTGCTACAACTGTCAATATTCCCGATACCGTTGGTTACATGACTCCCAGCGAATTTGGGGATTTGATTCGCGGCATTAGGGAAAACGTTCCCAATATCGACAAAGCGGTTATTTCTGTTCACGGACACAACGATTTGGGATTGGCTGTTGCTAACTTTCTCGAAGCCGTGAAGAATGGCGCAAGGCAGTTAGAATGCACGATCAACGGCATTGGCGAACGTGCTGGAAATGCCTCCCTGGAAGAATTGGTGATGGCGCTCCACGTCCGGCGTCAGTATTATAATCCCTTCTTGGGACGTAGCGTTGAATCAGAAGAACCGCTGACCAATATTGATACGCGCCAGATTTATAAGACTTCTCGTTTAGTTTCCAACTTGACGGGAATGTTGGTGCAACCAAATAAAGCAATTGTGGGAGCTAATGCTTTTGCACATGAATCTGGGATTCACCAAGATGGTGTGCTGAAAAATAAGCTCACTTATGAAATCATGGATGCACAATTGGTTGGTTTGACAAACAATCAAATTGTGCTAGGCAAACATTCCGGTCGTCATGCTTTTGGCGCACGCCTGAAAGAGTTGGGATTTGAAGTTTCGGAAACCGATTTGAATAAGGCATTCCTCAAGTTCAAAGATGTAGCGGATAAGAAGAAAGAAATTACCGATTGGGATTTGGAAGCGATCGTTAATGACGAAATTCAACAAGCTCCCGATCTTTTCCGCGTAGAATTGGTACAGGTTTCCTGCGGTAGCAACGCTTGTCCGACAGCAACGGTAACGTTGAGAACGCCAGAAGGTGAGGAACTGACGGATGCTGCGATCGGCACTGGGCCAGTAGATGCCGTTTATAAGGCAATTAACCGCGTGGTGAACGTGCCGAATCAGCTAATTGAATTTTCCGTGCAGTCGGTGACAGCTGGGATTGATGCGATCGGGGAAGTAACAATTCGTCTGAAACACGGTGAGCGAATTTTCGCCGGTCATTCTGCTAATACCGATATCATCGTCGCTTCCGCTCAAGCTTATGTGAATGCGCTAAATCGTTTGTATGCGGCGTTGCAGAGGAAAGAAGCGCAGTCTGGAGAGGAAAATCCGGCTGCTGCGGGTAGGACTGTGTAA
- a CDS encoding NYN domain-containing protein → MAYSMNRLSIFVDGNNMFYAQQKNGWFFDPRRVLQYFTSEPDTTLVNAFWYTGLKDPQDQRGFRDALISLGYTVRTKILKEYYDDSSGRYSQKANLDIEIVVDMFNTVDQYDKVVLFSGDGDFERAIELLRSKNTHITVVSTEGMIARELRNATDRYIDLNDIREHIEKIDY, encoded by the coding sequence ATGGCTTACTCAATGAACCGTCTTTCTATTTTTGTAGACGGGAACAATATGTTCTACGCTCAACAAAAAAACGGCTGGTTTTTTGATCCGCGAAGAGTTTTGCAATACTTCACTAGCGAACCAGATACAACGTTGGTAAATGCGTTTTGGTACACCGGCTTAAAAGACCCGCAGGATCAGCGGGGATTTCGGGACGCCTTGATTAGTCTGGGTTACACCGTTCGCACCAAAATTCTCAAAGAATATTATGACGATAGTTCAGGTCGATACTCACAAAAAGCGAATTTAGATATTGAAATCGTAGTTGATATGTTCAACACGGTAGATCAATACGATAAGGTCGTGCTGTTCAGTGGAGATGGTGATTTTGAAAGAGCCATTGAACTTTTACGCTCTAAAAATACGCATATTACAGTGGTTTCAACGGAAGGAATGATTGCGAGGGAACTACGAAATGCCACCGATCGCTATATTGACCTGAATGATATTCGCGAACACATTGAGAAAATTGACTATTAG
- a CDS encoding NYN domain-containing protein: MLNITHAKAMKNRVSIYWDFENVRVPDRAECLIDFAQSRGDLITKKVYSHWRRETSASEYALDGVGFDRIDVQEEFENSADLQLESDCLKELFSSLSPDIIILVSGDKDFAFLVRQLQRYQKQVIIFGRQGVTSYKLILLADEFHFAEELCQLVA; the protein is encoded by the coding sequence ATGTTAAACATTACTCACGCTAAAGCGATGAAAAACAGAGTTTCCATTTATTGGGATTTTGAGAATGTCAGAGTCCCAGATCGAGCTGAGTGCTTGATTGATTTCGCTCAATCGAGAGGAGATCTAATTACTAAGAAAGTCTACTCTCATTGGCGGCGAGAAACGTCGGCTTCTGAATATGCTTTAGACGGGGTTGGTTTTGATCGGATTGATGTTCAGGAGGAGTTCGAGAACAGTGCGGATTTACAATTGGAGTCTGACTGTCTTAAAGAACTCTTCAGTAGTCTGTCTCCTGACATCATCATCCTTGTGTCTGGGGATAAAGACTTTGCTTTTTTAGTTAGGCAACTGCAACGCTATCAAAAGCAAGTGATAATTTTTGGTCGGCAAGGTGTAACGAGTTACAAACTAATCCTTCTAGCTGATGAATTTCACTTTGCAGAGGAGTTATGTCAGTTGGTTGCATAA
- a CDS encoding antitoxin family protein, whose product MSEIIVAVYENGVLRPVNPVSLTEGQTVRLRVLPEVSSGGQKNDLDAAVQTLVDQGVMSLPPKHGQVSRAELARREQVRRERMKKMGPIPGKPLSETIIEDRGLW is encoded by the coding sequence ATGTCGGAAATTATTGTTGCGGTTTACGAAAACGGTGTTTTGCGCCCCGTCAATCCGGTGTCCCTAACCGAGGGTCAAACGGTGCGACTGCGAGTTTTGCCAGAAGTCTCGTCAGGGGGGCAAAAAAATGATCTGGACGCGGCAGTTCAGACTTTGGTTGACCAAGGAGTGATGAGTCTTCCTCCCAAACACGGTCAAGTTTCACGCGCCGAACTAGCGCGGCGCGAACAGGTGCGGCGCGAACGGATGAAAAAAATGGGGCCAATACCAGGTAAGCCTCTATCAGAAACCATTATTGAGGATCGCGGCCTGTGGTAA
- a CDS encoding sulfurtransferase: protein MTEIPFVVSPQWLSEHLDDPQIVIVDCRFSLADTELGRLQYQTSNIPGAHYLDLNRDLSSPAAKHGGRHPLPNPVELAQKLAAIGINSQETLVVAYDDSRFAFASRLWWLLRYLGHDKVALLDGGWKSWVSAGYSVTDALPIPKPGKFLPEVRSHFVIDIDTVKGRSYLPEVVLVDSRESDRYRGEREPIDPIAGHIPSAVNYPWQDVTDEVGRVLPVTEQKRRWSSLENAQEIIVYCGSGVTACVNLLSLEIAGIHTGKLYAGSWSDWCSYS from the coding sequence ATGACTGAAATTCCATTTGTAGTTTCCCCACAATGGCTGTCCGAACACCTCGACGATCCGCAAATTGTAATTGTCGATTGTCGCTTTTCCCTTGCAGATACAGAATTGGGACGCCTACAGTATCAGACAAGTAACATTCCAGGCGCACACTATCTCGACCTCAACCGCGATCTTTCCTCGCCAGCCGCTAAACATGGCGGACGACACCCTTTGCCAAACCCAGTCGAATTAGCGCAGAAGTTAGCAGCAATTGGGATTAATTCCCAGGAAACTCTAGTTGTCGCCTACGATGATTCCCGCTTTGCCTTTGCTTCCCGTCTGTGGTGGTTGCTGCGCTATCTGGGACACGACAAAGTTGCTTTGCTTGACGGTGGCTGGAAGTCATGGGTATCGGCTGGTTATTCGGTCACAGATGCGCTTCCAATACCCAAACCGGGCAAATTCTTGCCAGAGGTGCGATCGCACTTTGTCATAGACATTGACACCGTAAAAGGCCGCTCTTACCTGCCAGAAGTCGTGTTAGTGGATTCGCGGGAGAGCGATCGCTACCGAGGCGAACGAGAACCGATCGATCCTATTGCCGGACATATCCCCAGTGCCGTTAATTATCCCTGGCAAGATGTCACCGATGAAGTTGGCAGGGTGTTACCCGTTACAGAGCAAAAACGCCGCTGGTCAAGCTTAGAAAACGCCCAAGAGATTATAGTTTACTGCGGCTCTGGCGTTACTGCCTGCGTAAATTTATTGTCTTTAGAAATAGCTGGAATTCATACCGGAAAGCTCTATGCCGGTAGCTGGAGCGATTGGTGTTCCTATAGCTAG
- a CDS encoding FecR family protein, with protein sequence MSHKLVLLLSLILWSVMTLPLPKEVSAEMPLNKGVIQSLRNLVRLIPQNQTGRPARISDPMNPGDSLTTGRESLAELRFNDGSLARVGAQAVFQFLPNTRTLRLSNGTALLLIPPGRGTTRVQTPNARAGIRGSALFVRYNPDTNTTVVGALTNSNIEVFNQNGSQREGLQAGQLAVIIKDRIERIYDFDIKTFYETSDLVKGLNLTQPGDKANPDAAMAEVQAETSAAVAAQAPITGEGVIENPAFVQLPAGSSDLPGGGNSIDNRPDTSWPDRNFRSQDSPNPLNTNPALQTPPLEGGEILSNPNSPPPPAPPPPLAPPAPPAPPAPPPAPPDNPAPPAPAPAPAPAPAPAPAPPDNPAPPPAPAPPPAPAPPDNPAPPPAPAPAPAPPDNPAPAPAPAPAPAPAPAPAPAPAPAPAPAPAPAPAPAPAPAPAPAPAPAPPDNPAPPPAPPDNPAPPPPGPGGNGNGNDRGNNPPGPGGNGNGNDRGNNPPGPGGNGNGR encoded by the coding sequence ATGTCTCACAAGTTAGTTCTGCTTCTGAGCTTAATTTTATGGAGCGTAATGACGCTGCCTCTACCCAAAGAGGTAAGTGCCGAAATGCCTTTAAATAAAGGCGTTATTCAGAGTCTACGCAACCTCGTTCGGCTAATTCCGCAAAATCAAACAGGGCGTCCTGCCCGTATATCCGATCCAATGAACCCTGGAGATTCTTTGACCACTGGGAGAGAATCTTTAGCAGAGTTGCGCTTCAACGACGGTTCTTTGGCAAGAGTTGGCGCACAAGCGGTATTTCAATTTCTGCCAAATACACGAACCTTGAGACTGTCCAATGGCACCGCACTGCTGCTCATTCCGCCCGGACGCGGTACGACGCGAGTGCAAACCCCCAATGCCAGAGCAGGAATTCGAGGTTCAGCTTTATTCGTGCGCTACAACCCCGACACTAACACCACAGTAGTAGGAGCCCTGACAAATAGCAACATCGAAGTATTTAACCAGAATGGTTCCCAACGCGAAGGGCTGCAAGCAGGACAGCTTGCAGTAATTATTAAAGACAGAATTGAACGTATATACGATTTTGATATCAAAACCTTTTATGAAACAAGCGACCTGGTTAAAGGACTAAACCTGACTCAGCCAGGTGATAAAGCCAATCCAGATGCGGCTATGGCAGAAGTTCAAGCTGAAACTTCTGCGGCTGTGGCAGCACAGGCTCCAATCACCGGCGAAGGCGTGATTGAAAACCCAGCTTTTGTCCAGCTGCCAGCCGGTTCATCAGATTTGCCTGGTGGTGGGAATAGCATTGATAACCGTCCAGATACATCCTGGCCCGATCGAAATTTTCGATCGCAGGACAGCCCAAACCCGTTAAATACCAACCCAGCTTTGCAGACTCCCCCACTAGAGGGCGGAGAGATTCTGTCAAATCCGAACAGTCCCCCACCACCAGCACCACCCCCACCACTAGCACCACCAGCACCACCCGCGCCACCCGCGCCACCACCCGCGCCACCGGATAATCCCGCGCCACCCGCGCCAGCACCAGCACCCGCGCCAGCACCAGCACCCGCACCAGCGCCACCGGATAATCCCGCGCCACCACCCGCGCCAGCGCCACCACCAGCACCAGCGCCACCGGATAATCCCGCGCCACCACCAGCACCAGCACCAGCGCCAGCGCCACCGGATAATCCCGCGCCAGCGCCAGCGCCAGCACCAGCGCCAGCACCAGCGCCAGCACCAGCGCCAGCGCCAGCACCAGCGCCAGCACCAGCACCAGCGCCAGCACCAGCGCCAGCACCAGCACCAGCGCCAGCACCAGCACCAGCACCAGCGCCACCGGATAATCCCGCGCCACCACCCGCGCCGCCGGATAATCCCGCGCCACCACCACCAGGTCCAGGTGGTAATGGCAATGGTAATGACCGAGGCAATAATCCACCAGGTCCAGGTGGTAATGGCAATGGTAATGACCGAGGCAATAATCCACCAGGTCCAGGTGGTAATGGCAATGGAAGGTGA
- a CDS encoding class I SAM-dependent methyltransferase, with protein sequence MLDHYLQRLKMLFDSLGKAFSEEELQQLRQVLSRRLEEGFRASPHSSIVLKYEPAKPPNVGLTCNLTTAVSSVADQYKNWVETRKPPLFGSHPDAKVMATVAELGQDPSTTPILDIGAGTGRNTLPLARLGYLVHAIELTPAFVQQIEGTVQAEGLPVVVTQGNILDPMVRMRPAHYKMAIVAEVISHFRDADQLRLLLAKMCDVVRSGGLLLFNTFLTADGYAPEQVVREMSEIAWSSIFTRAELASAMEGLPLEIISDESVFEYEQKHLPAEAWPPTGWFANWATGRDLFPIVNGQPPMELRWILCKRT encoded by the coding sequence ATGCTGGATCATTACTTACAGCGACTGAAGATGCTGTTCGACTCACTTGGCAAAGCCTTTTCTGAAGAAGAACTACAGCAGTTGCGTCAAGTTCTTAGCCGTAGGTTGGAAGAAGGATTTCGCGCTTCACCTCATTCAAGTATTGTACTCAAATACGAACCAGCTAAGCCTCCTAATGTAGGTTTAACTTGCAATCTTACAACAGCGGTTTCATCAGTTGCAGATCAATACAAAAACTGGGTTGAAACCAGAAAACCGCCTTTATTCGGTTCTCATCCAGATGCCAAGGTGATGGCTACAGTTGCTGAATTAGGCCAAGACCCTTCAACTACACCCATTTTAGATATAGGAGCTGGAACAGGACGCAATACTCTACCTTTAGCAAGGCTTGGGTATTTGGTTCACGCGATCGAATTAACCCCTGCTTTTGTCCAACAGATCGAAGGAACTGTGCAAGCAGAGGGATTACCTGTAGTAGTTACGCAAGGTAATATCCTCGACCCAATGGTGCGGATGCGACCCGCTCATTATAAAATGGCAATAGTTGCAGAAGTGATTTCTCATTTTCGAGATGCCGATCAATTGCGACTGTTACTTGCTAAAATGTGCGATGTCGTTCGCTCCGGTGGTTTGTTACTTTTTAACACTTTCTTGACCGCAGATGGCTACGCACCAGAACAAGTAGTACGAGAAATGTCAGAAATAGCGTGGTCATCCATTTTTACACGCGCCGAGCTAGCATCGGCAATGGAAGGACTCCCGCTAGAAATTATCTCAGATGAATCTGTGTTTGAATACGAGCAGAAACACCTGCCTGCCGAGGCATGGCCTCCAACCGGATGGTTTGCTAACTGGGCAACAGGCCGAGATCTGTTCCCGATCGTTAATGGTCAACCACCGATGGAACTACGCTGGATTTTGTGCAAACGCACTTAG
- a CDS encoding type II toxin-antitoxin system VapC family toxin produces MVNAYFLDTSALVKRYIPETGTDWILSITDPATGKDLAIAQITWVEVLSALSRRQRQGSISADRFDLTLQDFRVDFENLYQVIEVDRSLIEIAGQLVIQYPLRAYDAVQLASALRVQSLLASLPDIELVFVTADDRLINVAQTEGLVTDNPNNYP; encoded by the coding sequence GTGGTAAATGCCTATTTCCTGGATACCAGCGCCTTGGTCAAAAGGTATATACCTGAAACGGGAACTGATTGGATTTTATCAATTACAGATCCTGCTACAGGTAAGGATTTAGCTATTGCTCAAATTACTTGGGTGGAGGTGCTTAGCGCTTTGTCGCGCCGTCAAAGACAGGGGAGTATATCGGCAGATCGATTTGACTTAACTTTGCAAGACTTTCGCGTAGACTTCGAGAACTTGTACCAAGTTATTGAAGTCGATCGATCGCTGATTGAAATTGCGGGTCAATTAGTCATTCAATATCCGCTACGTGCCTATGATGCTGTCCAACTGGCATCAGCACTGCGCGTCCAATCCCTTCTCGCCTCGCTCCCGGATATTGAATTGGTTTTTGTTACTGCGGACGATCGCCTCATCAACGTTGCTCAGACAGAAGGATTGGTGACTGATAATCCTAATAATTATCCTTGA
- a CDS encoding serine/threonine-protein kinase, protein MAPEPSLPTTNRQASAATNSHKTTKTRVSAGQYKRLRSLSHILMGAWALAAGLATAANSGLVQKIEYNTQTLFFELRGPTAPPNDIVILAIDDDSLLQGREIYPTDPKKYAYLEPLKGWPWKRAVYAQVIDRLMAAGARSVAVDVVFDTHSRDGAADDDRLRKTLQRYAGRVTLAAWYEDIEARQGLSTKLASPHSGLWTEPMSIGSINYPLEPDRKIHRFATEYTKLLAEKYKNQIQGFDALQVKILSFDFDKAALQAARITYPPPQGDHLYFYGSPGTFKAIPFWYVLDPGNWNTVREQFKDKIVLIGPTASEFNDFHKTPFSQSWIYSQPMSGIEIHANAIATLMQGKAIGQAIPNSPIRGLFVFAAVLGTAVFLSRKKRALNRFGWAMGIALAWGSISYFTFIYGQLIWPTAVPVVAIVLGGFSYLTTEAASQKIKKLELRQILKRYATSPIVQEILSQQDDLQDLLPIQNTDTSNKIIGNRYQIIKVLGAGGFGETYIAQDSQRPGKPLCVVKHLKPATNDPKHLELAKRLFPREAEALEKLGQHKQIPQLLAYFEEGDEFYIVQEFIPGHSLEHELLLGKQLPEAQVIHIMLELLEILEFVHSHSVIHRDIKPNNIIRRDSDNKLVLIDFGAVKEINTQLLESDSQSRFTVGIGTQGYAPPEQSAGRPRPNSDIYAVGITAIKALTGLSPNQLQQDIKTGELLWKHKTQIRPELAVIISQMVLYDFHQRYQSASEVREALLKLTQFYSDSLSLTPQPIHSTSEDEYDNPTKAWSDQSETLDTLEETEGYKN, encoded by the coding sequence ATGGCACCAGAACCCTCATTACCGACAACGAACCGACAGGCTTCTGCCGCAACGAATTCCCACAAAACAACGAAAACAAGGGTATCGGCAGGCCAGTATAAGCGTCTGAGGAGCTTAAGCCATATCCTGATGGGGGCTTGGGCATTGGCAGCAGGACTTGCTACAGCTGCCAATTCGGGACTGGTTCAAAAAATAGAATACAACACGCAAACCCTGTTTTTTGAACTCCGAGGGCCAACTGCACCTCCAAACGACATCGTAATCTTGGCAATCGACGATGATTCTTTACTCCAAGGTAGAGAAATTTATCCAACAGATCCGAAAAAATATGCTTACTTGGAGCCGCTGAAAGGATGGCCTTGGAAAAGAGCCGTTTACGCCCAAGTTATCGATCGCCTGATGGCAGCAGGGGCGCGTTCTGTTGCCGTGGACGTTGTGTTTGACACACATAGCCGCGATGGAGCAGCAGACGACGATCGGTTACGAAAGACATTACAGCGCTATGCAGGTCGTGTCACTTTAGCCGCTTGGTACGAAGATATCGAGGCGCGACAAGGCTTGTCAACCAAGCTAGCCTCCCCTCACTCCGGCTTGTGGACAGAACCAATGTCCATTGGCTCGATTAATTACCCGCTGGAGCCCGATCGCAAAATTCATCGCTTTGCCACCGAATACACAAAGCTATTAGCAGAGAAATACAAAAATCAGATCCAGGGTTTTGATGCCTTGCAAGTAAAAATACTTTCCTTTGATTTTGATAAGGCAGCGCTGCAAGCAGCTAGGATAACTTATCCGCCACCTCAAGGAGATCATCTTTACTTCTACGGTTCTCCTGGCACATTTAAGGCCATTCCCTTCTGGTATGTGCTAGATCCTGGTAACTGGAACACCGTTCGAGAACAGTTCAAAGACAAAATTGTGCTGATTGGGCCAACTGCCAGCGAGTTCAACGATTTTCATAAGACACCCTTTTCCCAAAGCTGGATATATTCTCAGCCTATGTCAGGCATTGAAATTCATGCTAATGCGATCGCCACCTTAATGCAGGGTAAAGCGATCGGACAAGCAATTCCCAACTCACCGATCCGGGGTCTCTTCGTCTTCGCGGCAGTTCTGGGCACAGCAGTTTTCCTCAGCAGAAAAAAACGAGCCTTAAATCGTTTCGGCTGGGCAATGGGAATCGCCTTAGCCTGGGGAAGCATTAGCTACTTCACCTTTATTTACGGTCAGCTAATTTGGCCCACAGCAGTACCCGTGGTTGCGATCGTCCTGGGCGGCTTCTCCTACCTCACAACCGAAGCCGCCAGTCAAAAGATCAAAAAACTAGAACTACGCCAGATCTTAAAGCGCTATGCAACTTCACCAATTGTTCAAGAAATTCTCAGCCAACAAGACGACCTACAAGACTTACTCCCCATCCAAAACACAGACACATCCAACAAAATAATTGGTAACCGCTACCAAATTATCAAAGTTTTGGGTGCCGGAGGATTTGGCGAAACCTATATAGCCCAAGACAGCCAGCGCCCCGGCAAACCTTTGTGCGTTGTCAAACATCTCAAACCTGCCACCAACGATCCCAAACACTTAGAACTCGCCAAACGCTTATTTCCGCGAGAAGCAGAAGCACTAGAAAAACTAGGCCAACACAAACAAATCCCTCAGCTTCTTGCCTACTTTGAAGAAGGCGACGAATTTTATATAGTCCAAGAATTTATTCCAGGCCATTCTCTAGAACACGAATTACTACTAGGCAAACAACTCCCCGAAGCCCAAGTTATCCATATAATGCTGGAACTATTAGAAATATTAGAATTTGTCCACAGTCACAGTGTCATCCACCGGGATATTAAACCCAACAACATCATTAGAAGGGACTCAGACAACAAGCTTGTGCTGATTGACTTTGGTGCCGTCAAAGAAATTAACACACAACTGCTTGAAAGTGACAGTCAAAGTCGCTTTACAGTAGGAATTGGCACCCAAGGTTATGCCCCTCCCGAACAATCCGCCGGTCGTCCACGACCAAATAGTGACATTTATGCAGTCGGAATAACTGCCATTAAAGCCTTGACCGGACTATCACCAAATCAGTTACAGCAAGACATTAAAACGGGAGAACTCCTCTGGAAGCATAAAACACAAATCAGACCTGAACTGGCTGTAATTATAAGCCAAATGGTGCTATACGACTTTCATCAACGATATCAATCCGCATCAGAAGTCAGAGAAGCACTCCTAAAGTTAACCCAATTTTATAGTGACTCTTTGTCTTTGACACCTCAGCCTATCCATAGCACATCTGAAGATGAATATGACAATCCTACAAAAGCCTGGTCAGATCAATCTGAAACCCTTGATACTCTGGAAGAGACCGAAGGATACAAGAATTAG
- a CDS encoding Uma2 family endonuclease, with amino-acid sequence MTPKLLETPNIKTIAEQRITLSSVTWQQYETLRSILYHIPGVRTAYLDGEVEILTLSKEHEKIKSQISRLLDTYLDEAGIDFYRLGSPTMGGGDESASGEPDESYCIGEEKVVPDLVIEVIISSGTLNRREIFRRMGVKEAWFWKNSQLSIYHLQEDGDQKISRSQLLPNLDVNLFLIYVNHPDQKVAVREFRAAIRQQMQQL; translated from the coding sequence ATGACTCCCAAACTCTTAGAGACTCCTAACATAAAGACTATTGCCGAACAGCGAATCACTCTCTCTTCGGTGACTTGGCAACAGTACGAAACTCTGCGCTCCATCCTGTATCATATCCCTGGAGTGCGAACCGCATACCTGGACGGGGAAGTAGAAATCTTGACTCTTTCTAAAGAACACGAAAAAATAAAAAGTCAAATTAGTCGCTTGCTTGATACATACCTAGACGAAGCAGGCATTGACTTCTATCGCCTTGGCAGTCCTACGATGGGGGGAGGAGACGAGTCAGCATCGGGGGAACCTGATGAGTCTTACTGCATCGGCGAGGAAAAGGTAGTCCCCGACTTAGTTATTGAAGTTATCATTAGCAGCGGCACTCTGAATCGGCGGGAAATCTTCCGGCGGATGGGTGTAAAAGAAGCTTGGTTTTGGAAGAACAGCCAACTGTCAATTTATCACCTGCAAGAAGATGGAGATCAAAAAATTTCCCGCAGTCAATTGTTACCTAATTTGGATGTTAATCTCTTTCTTATATATGTTAACCATCCAGATCAAAAGGTGGCAGTAAGAGAGTTTCGTGCTGCAATTCGTCAGCAGATGCAGCAACTCTAG